A single region of the Microbulbifer sp. MKSA007 genome encodes:
- a CDS encoding homoserine O-acetyltransferase — protein MASAEAQTATTGDPGSVGLVEPKSHNFSEPLELACGRVLKNYTLVYETYGELNREKTNAVLICHALSGHHHAAGRHSIDDKRPGWWDHYIGPGKPIDTNHFYVVSVNNLGGCHGSTGPVSINPDTGTTWGPDFPSLRVRDWVHSQARLADMLGIRQWAAVVGGSLGGMQAMRWSLEYPERLRNCVVIASAMKLSAQNIAFNETARQAITSDPDFCDGHYLQQDKLPRRGLAVARMIGHITYLSDDGLGRKFGRELRSGSFQQGSDEEVEFQIQSYLRYQGASFSTTFDPNTYILMTRALDFFDLAREYGDDPVEAFSHAKCRFLLVSFTSDWRFAPERSREIADALMHADIPVSYAEVESVMGHDAFLLPNGRYEGVFRAYMQRVAAEISEEVY, from the coding sequence ATCGCTTCTGCGGAAGCCCAAACTGCAACTACCGGTGACCCAGGCTCCGTGGGCCTTGTTGAGCCTAAAAGTCATAACTTTAGTGAACCGCTGGAATTGGCCTGTGGCCGAGTGCTGAAAAATTACACTCTGGTTTATGAGACTTACGGTGAACTCAATAGGGAAAAGACTAACGCAGTTCTGATCTGTCATGCTCTGTCTGGGCATCATCACGCTGCGGGGCGACACAGTATCGATGATAAGCGCCCGGGGTGGTGGGACCACTATATCGGTCCGGGTAAGCCGATAGATACTAATCATTTCTATGTGGTGTCCGTTAATAATCTCGGCGGTTGCCACGGATCTACCGGCCCCGTATCCATCAACCCGGATACCGGCACTACCTGGGGGCCGGATTTTCCATCACTGCGTGTCCGCGACTGGGTCCACAGTCAAGCGCGCCTGGCGGATATGCTAGGTATTCGACAATGGGCGGCGGTTGTTGGCGGCAGTCTCGGTGGAATGCAGGCGATGCGCTGGTCACTGGAATACCCTGAGCGCCTGCGTAATTGTGTGGTGATTGCCTCTGCCATGAAGTTATCTGCACAGAATATCGCGTTTAATGAGACCGCACGCCAAGCGATAACATCCGATCCAGACTTTTGTGATGGGCACTACCTCCAACAGGATAAGTTACCCCGTAGAGGCCTGGCCGTTGCGCGTATGATCGGGCACATCACTTATCTGTCTGACGATGGATTGGGGCGCAAGTTTGGTCGAGAATTGCGCAGTGGCAGCTTTCAACAAGGATCGGATGAAGAAGTGGAGTTTCAGATACAAAGTTATCTGCGCTACCAGGGAGCCAGTTTTTCCACCACCTTCGATCCCAATACTTACATTCTGATGACTCGAGCGCTGGATTTCTTCGACTTAGCTCGGGAATACGGGGATGACCCGGTAGAGGCCTTCTCCCATGCCAAGTGCCGGTTTTTATTGGTGTCATTTACTTCTGATTGGCGCTTTGCGCCGGAGCGCTCGAGGGAAATCGCCGATGCCCTGATGCACGCGGATATTCCAGTCAGCTATGCCGAAGTAGAGTCAGTAATGGGACACGATGCCTTCCTGCTGCCCAATGGTCGTTATGAAGGTGTATTTCGTGCCTATATGCAGAGAGTTGCGGCAGAAATTTCTGAGGAGGTGTACTGA
- the metW gene encoding methionine biosynthesis protein MetW produces MRIDLDVIQEWIAPNSRVLDLGCGDGALLDQLGRNKNVKGYGLEIDPEQIERCVARGVNVVEQNLNTGLGNFADGSFDAVVMTQALQTLSQPHLVVEEMLRVGRDCIITFPNFGQWKARWHLAFSGRMPVSDLLPYEWYDTPNIHFCTFTDFEVLCRENGWAILHRQVVSESTVGRAFKDFLPNLFGETAIYHLTR; encoded by the coding sequence ATGCGGATAGATTTGGATGTGATCCAGGAATGGATCGCTCCCAACAGCCGGGTTCTCGACCTCGGCTGTGGCGATGGTGCACTGCTCGATCAGCTGGGGAGAAATAAAAATGTGAAAGGCTATGGCCTGGAGATTGATCCCGAGCAAATAGAGCGATGTGTGGCTCGTGGGGTCAATGTTGTCGAGCAAAATCTGAATACAGGGCTGGGAAATTTTGCTGATGGTAGCTTTGATGCTGTGGTGATGACCCAGGCACTGCAAACCTTGAGTCAGCCTCATTTAGTGGTAGAGGAAATGCTCCGGGTTGGGCGGGATTGCATTATTACGTTTCCCAATTTTGGGCAGTGGAAGGCCCGCTGGCACCTCGCATTCTCCGGGCGCATGCCAGTATCCGACTTATTGCCATACGAATGGTATGACACTCCCAATATTCACTTTTGTACTTTTACAGACTTTGAGGTGTTATGCCGAGAAAATGGCTGGGCGATTCTGCATCGGCAAGTGGTTTCTGAGTCCACGGTTGGGCGGGCATTCAAAGACTTTTTACCAAATTTGTTTGGTGAGACAGCCATCTATCATCTAACTCGCTAA
- a CDS encoding DUF4426 domain-containing protein — MKRILTLAASVALLFLSVGAAAQEARTIKNYADFGDYRVVYSVFNSDFIQPDIARQYQLARAKDRAYVNVSVVKKEGGTHGLSAEMSGTATNLIQQSRPLKFKEIREGDAVYYLAPLRFEDEETLTFNVDIKLPNGKSETITFRRRLNR; from the coding sequence GTGAAACGCATCCTTACCCTGGCTGCTTCTGTGGCCTTGCTATTTTTATCTGTCGGCGCTGCCGCGCAAGAAGCGCGTACGATTAAGAACTACGCTGATTTTGGCGACTATCGAGTAGTCTATTCAGTGTTCAATAGCGATTTTATCCAGCCGGATATCGCCCGTCAGTACCAGTTGGCTCGAGCAAAAGATCGGGCGTATGTAAATGTCTCTGTCGTCAAGAAAGAGGGCGGAACCCATGGCCTCAGCGCTGAGATGTCTGGCACAGCTACCAACCTGATCCAGCAGTCAAGACCACTTAAGTTCAAAGAAATTCGGGAAGGGGATGCTGTTTACTATCTCGCACCCCTGCGCTTTGAGGATGAGGAGACCCTTACCTTTAACGTAGATATCAAGCTGCCCAATGGTAAAAGTGAGACGATCACTTTCCGTCGCAGATTGAACCGATAG
- the rdgB gene encoding RdgB/HAM1 family non-canonical purine NTP pyrophosphatase: MVNKIVLASGNAGKLREFSQLFASWDIQVLPQSDFGVSDVDETGLSFIENALIKARHASRISGLPALADDSGLSVDALSGAPGIYSARYSGAGATDEKNNAKLLEAMVDVESKHRTASFHCALAFVRQWDDPVPLVSSAKWSGTILREPAGEQGFGYDPLFFVESEGMTSAELPRDLKNRLSHRAQAMSQFELLWQQNMQGADLA, encoded by the coding sequence ATGGTAAATAAAATTGTTCTTGCCAGCGGTAATGCCGGCAAACTTCGCGAATTTTCACAGCTGTTCGCCTCATGGGATATACAGGTTCTTCCTCAGTCTGACTTTGGGGTAAGTGACGTTGATGAGACCGGATTGAGCTTTATTGAGAATGCTTTGATTAAGGCCCGCCACGCCAGCCGTATCAGTGGCCTGCCGGCATTAGCCGATGACTCCGGGCTGTCGGTAGATGCATTGAGTGGTGCGCCGGGAATTTACTCTGCACGCTACTCAGGTGCCGGGGCGACTGATGAAAAAAACAATGCGAAGTTATTGGAGGCCATGGTTGATGTTGAATCTAAGCATCGCACTGCCAGTTTCCACTGCGCGCTGGCTTTTGTACGGCAATGGGATGACCCGGTGCCTTTGGTATCTAGTGCAAAGTGGAGCGGGACAATTTTGCGGGAGCCGGCGGGAGAGCAGGGTTTTGGTTATGACCCGCTGTTCTTTGTTGAATCTGAGGGAATGACCTCCGCTGAACTGCCGAGAGACTTGAAGAATCGACTGAGCCACAGGGCCCAGGCTATGTCTCAATTTGAGCTTTTATGGCAGCAAAATATGCAGGGTGCCGACCTTGCCTGA
- the hemW gene encoding radical SAM family heme chaperone HemW, giving the protein MPDQIAELQLPPLSLYIHIPWCVRKCPYCDFNSHQADRDRANSDYALPESEYVAQLRLDLISQLPWVQGRKLQSIFFGGGTPSLFSPQAIGQILEAAEQVVGFAEGVEITLEANPGTFEQAKFTGYRSAGVNRLSIGVQSFDSNQLQQLGRIHSGEEAEGALAMARRAGFDNINLDLMHGLPNQTEVEALGDLRRAISLAPEHISWYQLTIEPNTAFYSAPPVTPGSQLIASMQGSGRELLASEGYRRYEVSAYSKPELESRHNINYWSFGDYLGIGAGAHGKVTLAETGQILRSRRTRTPRDYLSIARQDPELLHSALSEPHTDRVENEDLPLEFLMNALRLADGVPSDTFTRHTGLPMSELQKQWPTLMAMELVERLDKRIAATAFGFDYIDEILQRFLEQA; this is encoded by the coding sequence TTGCCTGATCAGATTGCTGAATTACAGCTGCCACCACTAAGCCTGTATATCCATATCCCTTGGTGTGTGCGCAAATGTCCCTACTGTGATTTCAACTCCCACCAGGCTGATAGAGACCGGGCTAATTCGGACTACGCCCTACCGGAATCCGAGTATGTGGCGCAGTTGCGCCTGGATCTGATCAGCCAGTTGCCCTGGGTGCAGGGGCGAAAATTGCAGTCCATCTTTTTTGGTGGTGGTACGCCGAGCCTGTTCTCCCCCCAAGCAATTGGGCAGATCCTGGAGGCTGCTGAGCAGGTGGTGGGTTTTGCTGAAGGGGTCGAGATAACCCTGGAGGCCAACCCCGGCACTTTTGAACAAGCCAAGTTCACTGGCTATCGATCTGCTGGAGTTAATCGTCTTTCTATTGGAGTGCAAAGCTTCGATTCCAATCAGCTACAACAGTTGGGACGTATTCACAGCGGAGAAGAGGCCGAAGGTGCCCTGGCAATGGCGCGTCGTGCGGGCTTTGACAATATTAACCTCGACCTGATGCACGGATTGCCCAATCAGACCGAGGTGGAAGCCCTTGGCGATTTGCGCCGAGCAATTTCCTTGGCTCCAGAGCATATTTCCTGGTACCAATTAACGATTGAGCCAAATACTGCATTCTACAGTGCGCCACCAGTCACCCCCGGCTCCCAGCTGATAGCCAGTATGCAGGGCAGCGGACGCGAACTACTGGCGTCCGAGGGCTATCGTCGTTACGAGGTGTCGGCTTATAGCAAACCCGAACTTGAATCCCGCCATAATATTAATTATTGGTCATTCGGAGATTATCTGGGGATTGGTGCCGGTGCTCATGGCAAGGTAACCCTAGCTGAAACTGGGCAAATTCTGCGCAGTCGTCGCACACGCACTCCGAGGGACTACTTGTCTATCGCCAGGCAAGATCCCGAGCTGCTGCATAGTGCCTTGTCTGAACCCCATACTGACAGGGTTGAGAATGAGGATTTGCCACTGGAGTTTCTTATGAATGCCCTTCGCCTGGCGGATGGTGTTCCCAGTGATACTTTTACCCGCCACACCGGGCTGCCGATGTCCGAGCTGCAAAAACAATGGCCTACCCTGATGGCAATGGAGCTTGTAGAGCGTCTGGATAAGCGGATTGCTGCCACGGCTTTTGGCTTTGACTACATCGATGAGATTTTGCAGCGCTTCCTGGAGCAGGCGTAA
- the trxA gene encoding thioredoxin TrxA translates to MSEHSIVNVSDAEFEAEVLKAEGPVLVDFWAQWCGPCKMIAPVLEDLAGHYGDKLKIVKVDVDANKESPAKYNVRGIPTLLLFKGGNVEGTKVGALSRAQLTEFIDGQL, encoded by the coding sequence ATGAGCGAGCACTCAATCGTCAACGTATCTGACGCTGAATTCGAAGCAGAAGTTCTCAAAGCTGAAGGCCCGGTGTTGGTAGATTTTTGGGCACAGTGGTGCGGTCCGTGCAAGATGATCGCTCCAGTGCTGGAAGACCTGGCAGGCCACTACGGCGATAAGTTGAAGATCGTAAAAGTAGACGTTGATGCGAATAAAGAGAGCCCGGCCAAATACAATGTCCGTGGTATCCCCACGCTGCTGCTGTTCAAAGGCGGCAATGTCGAAGGCACTAAAGTCGGCGCACTGTCCCGCGCACAGCTGACTGAGTTTATCGACGGTCAGCTGTAA
- the rho gene encoding transcription termination factor Rho produces MNLSELKTKPIEELIEIAKGMGLENLARSRKQDIIFNILKRHAKSGEDIYGDGVLEILQDGFGFLRSADSSYLAGPDDIYVSPSQIRRFNLRTGDSISGKIRPPKEGERYFALLKVNEINFDKPENARNKILFENLTPLFPNDRLTLECGNGSSEDLIGRIIDLVAPIGKGQRGLIVAPPKAGKTIMLQNMAQAITRNNPECHLIVLLIDERPEEVTEMQRSVRGEVVASTFDEPPARHVQVAEMVIEKAKRLVEHKKDVVILLDSITRLARAYNTTVPSSGKVLTGGVDAHALERPKRFFGAARNIEEGGSLSIIATALIDTGSKMDEVIFEEFKGTGNMELQLDRKIAEKRVYPAINVRRSGTRREELLMPEGELQRVWILRKLLHDMEDVASTEFLVDKLKDFKTNDEFFLSMKRK; encoded by the coding sequence ATGAATCTCTCCGAATTAAAAACCAAACCCATTGAAGAGTTGATTGAAATAGCCAAAGGCATGGGCCTTGAAAACCTGGCCCGTTCGCGCAAGCAGGATATTATTTTCAATATCCTCAAGCGCCACGCCAAAAGCGGTGAAGATATTTATGGCGACGGCGTATTAGAAATCCTTCAAGATGGTTTTGGATTTTTGCGTTCTGCTGACTCCTCTTATCTTGCGGGACCGGATGATATATATGTATCTCCAAGTCAGATTCGCCGATTTAATTTACGTACGGGTGACTCAATTTCCGGAAAGATTCGCCCACCGAAAGAAGGCGAAAGATATTTTGCCTTATTAAAAGTTAACGAAATTAATTTTGACAAACCGGAAAACGCACGTAACAAAATTCTTTTCGAAAACCTCACTCCTCTATTCCCCAACGATCGCCTCACCCTCGAGTGCGGAAACGGCTCCTCCGAAGACCTGATTGGTCGTATTATTGATCTTGTAGCTCCAATCGGGAAAGGCCAGCGCGGCTTGATTGTTGCGCCGCCGAAGGCCGGTAAAACGATTATGTTGCAAAATATGGCACAGGCCATTACGCGCAATAATCCAGAGTGCCATTTGATCGTACTGCTGATTGACGAGCGTCCTGAGGAAGTGACAGAAATGCAGCGCTCCGTGCGCGGTGAAGTTGTTGCCTCTACTTTTGATGAGCCGCCGGCACGTCACGTACAAGTTGCGGAAATGGTAATTGAAAAAGCCAAGCGCCTGGTTGAGCACAAGAAAGATGTGGTTATCTTGCTCGACTCTATCACCCGCCTGGCTCGCGCTTACAACACAACAGTTCCTAGCTCCGGTAAAGTATTAACCGGTGGTGTTGATGCTCACGCCTTAGAGCGCCCGAAGCGCTTCTTTGGGGCAGCGCGAAATATTGAAGAAGGCGGAAGTCTGTCTATTATTGCTACTGCACTTATCGATACCGGCTCGAAAATGGACGAAGTGATTTTCGAGGAATTTAAAGGTACCGGTAATATGGAATTGCAGCTGGATCGCAAAATTGCTGAAAAACGCGTATATCCAGCCATTAATGTGCGCAGATCCGGCACTCGCCGGGAAGAGCTGTTAATGCCTGAGGGCGAGCTGCAGCGAGTGTGGATTTTGCGTAAGCTGTTACACGATATGGAAGATGTTGCATCGACTGAATTCCTAGTGGATAAATTGAAAGATTTCAAGACAAATGACGAATTCTTCCTATCCATGAAACGGAAATAA
- a CDS encoding RNA-binding protein gives MNIYIGNLAYAVTSDDLHEAFGAFGEISRATVITDRETGRSKGFGFVEMPNDDEARKAIEEMNDQPLSGRNIRVNEAKPREDRPRRPRF, from the coding sequence GTGAATATCTATATTGGAAATCTGGCCTACGCGGTAACCTCTGACGACCTGCACGAAGCTTTTGGTGCATTCGGAGAGATCTCTCGGGCTACTGTTATCACCGACCGTGAGACTGGCCGCTCTAAAGGCTTCGGTTTCGTAGAAATGCCTAACGACGATGAAGCGCGCAAAGCTATCGAAGAGATGAACGACCAACCGCTGTCTGGCCGTAACATCCGCGTTAACGAAGCTAAGCCTCGCGAAGATCGTCCGCGTCGCCCCCGCTTCTAA
- the ubiD gene encoding 4-hydroxy-3-polyprenylbenzoate decarboxylase yields MKYKDLRDFIKLLEKRGLLKRIKHPVDPILEMTEISDRVLRAEGPALLFENPVGFETPVLANLFGTPERVALGMGRESVAELREVGELLAFLKEPQPPENLRDAWEKLPVFKQVLNMGPKVVKGAACQQVVLERDQVDLHQLPIQTCWPGDAAPLVTWPLVITRGPEKKRQNLGIYRMQLIGKNRLIMRWLSHRGGALDYRDWCKKHPGEPYPVAVALGADPATILGAVTPVPDTLSEYAFAGLLRGDKTEVTDALLSDLQVPASAEYVLEGFIYPDDMADEGPYGDHTGYYNEVDSFPVFTVEKITHRKNPIYHSTYTGRPPDEPAILGEALNEVFVPILQKQFPEIVDFYLPPEGCSYRLAVVTMKKQYAGHAKRVMMGVWSFLRQFMYTKFVIVADEDVNARDWKDVIWAMTTRMDPARDTVMVENTPIDYLDFASPVSGLGSKIGFDATNKWEGETSREWGVPIERDPNVVKKIDEMWSKLGLE; encoded by the coding sequence ATGAAATATAAAGATCTACGCGACTTTATTAAGTTGCTGGAAAAGCGCGGCCTACTAAAACGAATCAAGCACCCTGTTGACCCCATTTTGGAAATGACAGAAATTTCCGATCGCGTATTGCGAGCTGAGGGGCCTGCATTGTTGTTTGAGAACCCGGTAGGCTTTGAGACCCCAGTTCTTGCCAATCTTTTCGGAACACCAGAGCGAGTCGCCCTGGGGATGGGAAGAGAGAGTGTTGCCGAACTGCGTGAAGTGGGAGAACTGCTGGCTTTTCTCAAGGAGCCGCAGCCACCGGAAAATCTCCGCGATGCCTGGGAGAAGTTGCCGGTCTTTAAGCAGGTCCTGAATATGGGGCCAAAAGTCGTAAAGGGTGCAGCTTGCCAACAGGTAGTCCTTGAGAGGGATCAGGTTGATCTGCATCAGCTGCCAATCCAAACCTGCTGGCCGGGAGATGCCGCTCCGCTGGTCACTTGGCCCTTAGTAATTACCCGAGGGCCTGAGAAGAAACGGCAAAACCTGGGCATATACCGGATGCAATTAATCGGAAAGAACCGCCTGATTATGCGTTGGCTCAGTCATCGCGGGGGGGCGCTGGATTATCGGGACTGGTGCAAGAAGCATCCCGGTGAACCCTATCCGGTAGCTGTTGCCCTGGGTGCCGATCCCGCCACAATTCTGGGGGCCGTTACCCCAGTGCCGGATACTTTGTCTGAGTATGCCTTTGCCGGCCTGCTGCGGGGGGATAAGACAGAAGTGACCGATGCCTTACTCAGTGATCTTCAGGTGCCTGCCAGTGCCGAATATGTTCTGGAAGGCTTTATCTATCCCGATGATATGGCTGATGAGGGGCCCTATGGAGACCACACCGGTTACTACAACGAAGTGGATAGCTTCCCTGTATTTACGGTAGAGAAGATTACGCACCGTAAAAACCCCATTTACCACAGCACCTATACCGGGCGTCCACCGGATGAACCTGCGATTTTAGGAGAGGCTTTAAACGAGGTTTTTGTGCCAATCCTACAAAAGCAATTTCCTGAAATTGTCGACTTCTATTTGCCGCCGGAGGGATGCTCTTACCGTCTCGCCGTGGTCACCATGAAGAAGCAGTATGCGGGTCATGCCAAGCGGGTAATGATGGGTGTTTGGTCCTTCCTGCGTCAGTTTATGTACACCAAATTTGTTATTGTCGCTGACGAAGACGTCAATGCCAGGGATTGGAAAGATGTAATCTGGGCGATGACCACACGTATGGACCCGGCGCGGGATACGGTGATGGTAGAAAATACTCCGATTGATTATTTGGATTTTGCTTCACCGGTCTCCGGTTTAGGCTCAAAAATAGGTTTTGATGCGACTAATAAATGGGAAGGTGAAACTAGTCGTGAGTGGGGTGTACCTATTGAGCGCGACCCGAATGTGGTTAAAAAGATTGATGAAATGTGGTCAAAATTGGGCCTCGAATAA
- a CDS encoding alpha/beta hydrolase, translating into MTLFVRYIVALLFTASVFFTGHASAEYSVTPQDKALTDYEYPYPVHHFHFEQQGQPLAMAFMDVPPTEGRDARGTVLLLHGKNFSAAYWKETISQLSQLGYRVIAPDQIGFGKSSKPLTQYTFQGLSNNTKVLLDKLKIREVMVVGHSMGGMLATRFTLMYPERVKKLALVNPIGLEDWKRWIPYEPLDKAITREKKQTPESIKRYMSKAYFSEQWREEYNPLLDIQAGWTLGPDAAHMATVDALTSEMVFTQPVLYEFANIKVPTLLIIGTRDRTAIGRARAPEAVQEKLGWYDQLGKRTAAEIPKAELVEMEGVGHLPQFEAFPTYIDVLSKFLAAPIGK; encoded by the coding sequence GTGACCCTCTTTGTGCGCTACATAGTTGCCTTACTTTTTACCGCCAGTGTGTTTTTTACCGGCCATGCATCTGCTGAATATTCAGTAACACCTCAAGATAAAGCCTTAACTGATTACGAATATCCCTATCCAGTTCATCACTTTCATTTCGAACAACAGGGGCAACCACTGGCAATGGCCTTTATGGATGTACCGCCTACAGAGGGTAGAGATGCAAGAGGCACGGTACTCCTGTTACACGGTAAGAATTTTTCGGCGGCTTATTGGAAGGAGACTATCTCCCAACTCAGTCAGCTAGGGTACCGGGTTATAGCACCGGACCAGATCGGTTTCGGAAAATCCAGTAAACCGCTTACCCAATATACTTTTCAGGGGCTTAGCAACAATACCAAAGTTTTATTGGATAAATTGAAAATAAGAGAAGTTATGGTAGTTGGGCACTCTATGGGAGGTATGCTGGCTACCCGGTTTACCCTGATGTACCCGGAGCGAGTCAAAAAGTTAGCACTTGTAAACCCTATAGGCCTTGAAGACTGGAAGCGATGGATTCCCTATGAACCTTTGGACAAAGCCATTACTCGCGAGAAAAAACAAACGCCAGAATCTATCAAACGCTACATGAGTAAAGCCTACTTTTCTGAGCAGTGGCGCGAAGAATATAACCCGCTACTGGATATTCAAGCTGGCTGGACCCTGGGACCCGATGCGGCTCATATGGCAACCGTGGATGCCCTAACCTCCGAAATGGTATTCACTCAACCGGTACTTTATGAGTTTGCCAATATCAAGGTGCCCACCCTACTGATTATAGGTACCCGAGATCGAACAGCTATTGGCCGCGCCCGCGCGCCTGAAGCTGTACAAGAAAAATTAGGCTGGTACGATCAATTAGGAAAGCGTACAGCAGCAGAAATCCCCAAAGCCGAATTAGTTGAGATGGAGGGGGTTGGACATTTACCCCAGTTCGAAGCCTTTCCAACTTATATTGATGTTTTAAGTAAATTTCTTGCGGCTCCTATTGGAAAGTAG
- a CDS encoding heme biosynthesis HemY N-terminal domain-containing protein: protein MKKLFFTALVLLLLGAFLPEAINNYPGYLVIGIGGELNKGYEMNLWFAIFSLAAALIILFFAIWLARSIFRGFRGSVDRLRFGRQRVARRRLTSGLVEFMEGNWSRARRQLLKSAPRSEAPLINYLAAARSAFELGFREEANELLAKAEACGEDTRLAVALSQARMQLLDKHYEQCIASLERAKQLEPKHPALLQLLKQAYYLLGDWSRLRALLPELEKHANMPEAELHQLELEVYQHQLTEAANRKDVDKLHDTWQSLSGRWQRNEALRSLYAQQLHRIGEDTEAEKHLRWLLNRAWDPNLAELYGCLVGAAPAAQISAAEGWLKEYGESAALLTCLGRLSMRNELWGKAQQYFEKSLLLRQDPATSAELARLFQSLGEKDKAAKLYEEGLLQAVKDLPQLPMPSQGTPLLGAHA from the coding sequence GTGAAAAAACTGTTCTTCACCGCTCTGGTACTACTGCTGCTCGGCGCTTTTCTACCGGAGGCTATTAACAATTATCCCGGCTACCTGGTAATCGGTATTGGCGGTGAGCTGAATAAAGGCTACGAGATGAACCTCTGGTTCGCAATTTTCTCGCTGGCAGCAGCTCTAATTATCCTCTTCTTTGCCATTTGGCTGGCTCGCAGTATCTTTCGCGGATTCCGAGGTAGTGTCGACCGGCTGAGGTTTGGTCGCCAGCGTGTAGCGCGTCGGCGCTTGACCAGCGGTTTGGTGGAGTTTATGGAGGGCAACTGGTCCCGGGCGCGCCGTCAGCTGCTGAAGAGTGCCCCTCGATCTGAAGCCCCGCTGATCAATTATTTGGCGGCAGCGCGCAGCGCCTTTGAGCTGGGCTTTCGTGAGGAGGCCAATGAGTTACTCGCCAAAGCGGAGGCCTGTGGTGAAGATACCCGCCTGGCTGTAGCCCTAAGCCAAGCTCGTATGCAGCTCCTGGATAAACATTACGAGCAGTGTATTGCCAGCCTGGAGCGCGCCAAGCAGCTCGAGCCGAAACATCCTGCCCTGTTACAACTTCTCAAGCAGGCTTATTACCTTCTGGGTGACTGGAGCCGTCTTCGCGCACTACTGCCCGAATTGGAGAAACATGCGAACATGCCCGAAGCAGAGCTACACCAGCTCGAACTCGAGGTGTATCAACATCAGCTGACCGAAGCAGCTAATCGCAAAGATGTCGATAAATTACACGATACCTGGCAAAGCCTGAGTGGCCGCTGGCAACGCAACGAAGCCCTGCGCAGTCTCTACGCACAGCAACTGCATCGGATTGGCGAAGACACAGAGGCAGAGAAGCATTTGCGCTGGCTACTCAATCGAGCTTGGGACCCCAATCTTGCCGAACTCTACGGCTGCCTGGTGGGGGCCGCCCCTGCGGCACAAATATCAGCAGCTGAAGGTTGGCTGAAAGAGTATGGGGAGAGTGCCGCACTGCTAACCTGTCTCGGACGCCTCTCAATGCGCAATGAACTTTGGGGCAAAGCGCAGCAGTATTTCGAGAAAAGCCTGTTGTTGCGCCAAGATCCCGCTACCTCCGCTGAACTGGCTCGCCTATTTCAATCCCTTGGGGAAAAAGACAAAGCAGCAAAACTCTATGAGGAAGGTTTGCTACAAGCAGTCAAGGACTTGCCCCAGTTGCCTATGCCCAGCCAGGGCACTCCCCTACTAGGCGCACACGCCTGA